Proteins encoded by one window of Nocardioides euryhalodurans:
- a CDS encoding GntP family permease, which translates to MIVLHATIAILAVVLLIIVLKVDPVISLVTGSLYLGLAAGLGFEGTVTAIVDGFGGIMAEVGLLIGFGVLMGSLLFAMQALQRLVRLLLTVLGATRLPYAMAAVMTTLFPSIYVDVQLVLASPLARSAAPQLGRNGLGLMGGAITAGILVGYVFVVPGLGTISIAGLLDIPLATMLGFGLLIGPLTAVLTVFVYSQLLKLGFWNPEGDEHASEALLEAEALADEHAEELAGGGHRSVPSLFVSLLPVLVPLALIAFGAIAEAAGFSTPFIAFLGNPVLALFLGLVGAYALAKTSIGNTLTDEAMSKGFDTTGQILLITGVGGSLGAVIAATDLEQVLGDLFSAEAGAPVVVSILLAWLIAAVLHLAIGSISVAAITAAGIIGPIMGQLDAPTVIIGLAIGAGALFALQVNSNFFWMFQTLLGVSTRGALKALTFVTALASVIALPLIIGLSFVV; encoded by the coding sequence TTGATCGTCCTGCACGCCACGATCGCCATCCTGGCCGTCGTCCTCCTGATCATCGTGCTCAAGGTCGACCCCGTGATCTCGCTGGTCACCGGCTCGCTCTACCTCGGCCTGGCCGCCGGGCTGGGGTTCGAGGGAACCGTGACGGCGATCGTCGACGGGTTCGGCGGGATCATGGCCGAGGTGGGCCTGCTGATCGGCTTCGGCGTCCTCATGGGGTCGTTGCTGTTCGCCATGCAGGCGCTGCAACGGCTGGTCCGGCTGCTGCTCACGGTGCTCGGTGCGACCCGCCTGCCGTACGCCATGGCCGCGGTCATGACGACGCTCTTCCCGTCGATCTACGTCGACGTCCAGCTGGTGCTGGCCTCCCCGCTGGCCCGCTCGGCCGCGCCGCAGCTCGGCCGCAACGGCCTGGGCCTGATGGGCGGCGCGATCACCGCCGGCATCCTGGTGGGGTACGTCTTCGTGGTCCCCGGTCTGGGCACCATCTCCATCGCGGGCCTGCTGGACATCCCGCTCGCCACCATGCTCGGCTTCGGCCTGCTGATCGGTCCGCTGACAGCGGTGCTCACCGTCTTCGTCTACAGCCAGCTGCTCAAGCTCGGCTTCTGGAACCCCGAGGGTGACGAGCACGCCTCCGAGGCGCTGCTGGAGGCCGAGGCGCTGGCGGACGAGCACGCCGAGGAGCTCGCCGGAGGCGGTCACCGCTCCGTGCCGTCCCTCTTCGTCTCGCTGCTCCCGGTGCTGGTGCCGCTCGCGCTGATCGCCTTCGGCGCGATCGCCGAGGCCGCCGGCTTCTCGACGCCGTTCATCGCCTTCCTCGGCAACCCGGTGCTGGCGCTCTTCCTCGGCCTGGTCGGCGCCTACGCCCTCGCCAAGACCAGCATCGGCAACACCCTGACCGACGAGGCGATGAGCAAGGGCTTCGACACCACCGGCCAGATCCTGCTGATCACCGGCGTCGGCGGCTCGCTCGGCGCGGTGATCGCCGCGACCGACCTCGAGCAGGTGCTGGGCGACCTCTTCTCGGCCGAGGCGGGCGCCCCCGTGGTCGTCAGCATCCTGCTGGCGTGGCTGATCGCCGCGGTCCTGCACCTGGCCATCGGGTCGATCTCGGTCGCCGCCATCACGGCCGCCGGGATCATCGGCCCGATCATGGGCCAGCTCGACGCTCCCACCGTGATCATCGGGCTCGCCATCGGTGCCGGCGCGCTGTTCGCGCTGCAGGTCAACAGCAACTTCTTCTGGATGTTCCAGACGTTGCTGGGGGTCTCCACGCGTGGCGCCCTCAAGGCGCTGACGTTCGTGACGGCGTTGGCGTCGGTGATCGCGCTGCCGTTGATCATCGGCCTGAGCTTCGTCGTCTGA
- a CDS encoding LysR family transcriptional regulator, translating into MDPRRVLVFRTVARAGSLSAAARELGWTQPAVSQQLQRLEHEVGGPLVLRSTRGVTLTDAGRLLLGRADALAGELHMAGEELAALAQLRGGRVRLVSYPSAVATIVPEALRLFRAGHPAVDVSLAEAEPPEAATAVREGTADLALVFAYDGAPADDGALTWLPLTREPVELVLPPDHPAASRSRLSLASLADDTWIAGCPRCSQHLVERCREAGFEPRVTHATDDYVAVQALVAAGLGVTMLPQSALTAFRHPEVVVRSSRTLGSRHVGLAYRPGAEQVPATAALMEQLIRTTARR; encoded by the coding sequence GTGGACCCTCGTCGCGTGCTCGTGTTCCGGACCGTCGCCCGGGCCGGCTCGCTTAGCGCCGCGGCACGGGAGCTCGGCTGGACCCAGCCGGCCGTCAGCCAGCAGCTGCAGCGGCTCGAGCACGAGGTCGGCGGACCGCTGGTGCTGCGCAGCACCCGGGGCGTCACGCTCACCGATGCCGGCCGGCTGCTGCTCGGTCGCGCCGACGCGCTCGCGGGCGAGCTCCACATGGCGGGGGAGGAGCTCGCCGCGCTGGCGCAGCTGCGCGGCGGACGCGTACGTCTGGTGTCCTACCCCTCGGCGGTGGCGACGATCGTGCCGGAGGCACTCCGGCTGTTCCGGGCCGGCCACCCGGCCGTGGACGTGTCGCTCGCCGAGGCGGAGCCGCCCGAGGCGGCCACGGCGGTGCGCGAGGGCACGGCCGACCTCGCTCTGGTCTTCGCCTACGACGGCGCGCCGGCGGACGACGGTGCGCTGACCTGGCTGCCGCTGACCCGGGAGCCGGTCGAGCTGGTCCTCCCGCCGGACCACCCCGCGGCCTCCCGCTCCCGCCTCTCCCTGGCCTCGCTCGCCGACGACACCTGGATCGCCGGCTGCCCGCGCTGCAGCCAGCACCTCGTGGAGCGGTGCCGCGAGGCCGGCTTCGAGCCGCGCGTCACCCACGCCACCGACGACTACGTCGCCGTGCAGGCGCTGGTTGCCGCCGGGCTCGGCGTGACGATGCTGCCGCAGTCGGCGCTCACGGCCTTCCGCCACCCCGAGGTGGTGGTGCGTTCCTCGCGGACCCTCGGCAGCCGGCACGTCGGCCTCGCCTACCGGCCGGGCGCCGAGCAGGTCCCGGCGACCGCCGCGCTCATGGAGCAGCTGATCCGGACCACCGCGCGGCGCTGA
- a CDS encoding aspartate/glutamate racemase family protein: MKTIGLIGGMSWHSTASYYRIINETVAQRLGGHSSAQIALQSLDFAAVRQCQVEDDWAGAGDLLSRAAAGCVAGGADVVAICTNLMHKVAPAVEASVDVPLLHIADAVAGVAAAHGWDRLGILGARWVMEEPFYAERLARHGITAMVPEADDRTLVDRVVFDELTRGVVAAESRAAYVGVIDRLAQRGAQAVVLACTEIGLLVGPDDSPLPVVDSAEAHARALAELALTERVPA; encoded by the coding sequence GTGAAGACGATCGGACTCATCGGCGGCATGAGCTGGCACTCGACCGCGAGCTACTACCGGATCATCAACGAGACCGTGGCGCAGCGGCTCGGCGGCCACTCCTCGGCGCAGATCGCCCTGCAGTCGCTCGACTTCGCGGCCGTCCGGCAGTGCCAGGTCGAGGACGACTGGGCGGGCGCGGGGGACCTGCTCAGCCGCGCCGCCGCCGGCTGCGTCGCCGGTGGGGCCGACGTCGTCGCGATCTGCACGAACCTGATGCACAAGGTCGCCCCCGCGGTCGAGGCGTCCGTCGACGTGCCCCTCCTCCACATCGCCGACGCCGTCGCCGGCGTCGCTGCCGCGCACGGCTGGGACCGGCTCGGCATCCTCGGTGCCCGCTGGGTGATGGAGGAGCCGTTCTACGCCGAGCGGCTCGCCCGCCACGGCATCACTGCGATGGTCCCCGAGGCGGACGACCGGACCCTGGTCGACCGCGTCGTGTTCGACGAGCTGACCCGGGGCGTGGTCGCCGCGGAGTCCCGCGCCGCGTACGTCGGCGTCATCGACCGGTTGGCGCAGCGCGGCGCCCAGGCCGTGGTGCTGGCCTGCACCGAGATCGGCCTGCTGGTCGGTCCGGACGACAGCCCGCTGCCGGTCGTCGACTCCGCCGAGGCCCACGCCCGGGCCCTGGCCGAGCTCGCCCTGACGGAGCGCGTCCCCGCCTGA
- a CDS encoding CaiB/BaiF CoA transferase family protein — translation MQPLQGITVVSLEQAIAAPYASRQLADLGARVIKVERPLVGDFARSYDTRVEGQSSHFVWTNRSKESLTLDIKDPRGLAVLRQLLATADVFLQNLAPGAAARAGLGAEELQAANPGLVVCDISGYGLGGPYESMKAYDLMVQAEAGVLSVTGTEDEVAKVGISVSDIAAGMYAYSSILAALIERARTGRGARLDVSMLEATVEWMGFPLYYAYDGAPPPPRAGAAHATIYPYGPFVAGDGVTVMMAIQNEREWRRFCERFLGDVTLADREEYATNAARNDHRESLGRIIAARFAELTGEGAATALAAVPVAHARVSTMQDVWDHPQLAARDRWHRVATPGGEVRALAPPGVVDDTPRMDPVPALGEHTRAILGELGLGRDEIDALAADHVV, via the coding sequence ATGCAGCCACTGCAGGGCATCACCGTCGTGTCGCTCGAGCAGGCGATCGCGGCACCGTACGCCAGTCGCCAGCTCGCCGACCTCGGCGCCCGCGTCATCAAGGTCGAGCGGCCACTCGTGGGGGACTTCGCCCGCAGCTACGACACTCGGGTCGAGGGGCAGAGCTCCCACTTCGTGTGGACCAACCGGAGCAAGGAGTCGCTCACCCTCGACATCAAGGACCCACGCGGGCTGGCGGTGCTCCGGCAGCTGCTCGCCACGGCCGACGTGTTCCTCCAGAACCTCGCCCCCGGCGCGGCGGCCAGGGCAGGCCTCGGGGCCGAGGAGCTCCAGGCCGCCAACCCCGGGCTGGTGGTCTGCGACATCTCCGGCTACGGGCTCGGCGGGCCCTACGAGTCGATGAAGGCGTACGACCTGATGGTGCAGGCCGAGGCCGGCGTCCTCTCGGTGACCGGCACCGAGGACGAGGTCGCCAAGGTCGGGATCTCGGTCTCCGACATCGCCGCGGGGATGTACGCCTACAGCTCGATCCTGGCGGCCCTCATCGAGCGGGCGCGCACCGGCCGGGGCGCGCGCCTCGACGTCTCGATGCTCGAGGCAACCGTGGAGTGGATGGGCTTCCCGCTCTACTACGCCTACGACGGCGCGCCGCCGCCACCGCGCGCCGGCGCGGCCCACGCCACGATCTACCCCTACGGCCCGTTCGTCGCCGGCGACGGCGTGACGGTGATGATGGCGATCCAGAACGAGCGCGAGTGGCGCAGGTTCTGCGAGCGCTTCCTCGGCGACGTGACCCTCGCGGACCGTGAGGAGTACGCCACCAACGCGGCCCGCAACGACCACCGCGAGTCGCTCGGGCGCATCATCGCCGCCCGCTTCGCCGAGCTCACCGGTGAGGGCGCCGCGACGGCGCTCGCCGCGGTCCCGGTGGCCCACGCGCGGGTCAGCACCATGCAGGACGTGTGGGACCACCCCCAGCTCGCGGCCCGGGACCGCTGGCACCGGGTCGCCACCCCCGGCGGCGAGGTCCGGGCCCTGGCGCCGCCCGGCGTCGTGGACGACACGCCCCGGATGGACCCGGTCCCGGCCCTCGGCGAGCACACCCGCGCGATCCTCGGCGAGCTCGGGCTCGGGCGCGACGAGATCGACGCGCTCGCCGCCGACCACGTGGTCTGA